A genomic window from Diospyros lotus cultivar Yz01 chromosome 2, ASM1463336v1, whole genome shotgun sequence includes:
- the LOC127794618 gene encoding protein DETOXIFICATION 51-like, which yields MCNPTTTPSAIASAAVGEHKPAAQKSLQPQTHLYLDLLSLTTNLTDQQGKPASTQFPNYPQIVDETKQLFKLAIPIALTALILYSRSIVSMLFLGHLGDLELAAGSLAIAFANITGYSVLSGLALGMEPLCSQAFGAQRPKLLSLTLHRSVIFLLVSAIPISFLWINMARILLVLHQDPKITGLAHTYLIFSIPDLVTNSFVHPIRIYLRAQGITHPVTLASLAGTVLHLPINILFASHLRLGVAGVAAAAAASNFAVLVALVSYVWASGLHVPTWTAPSRECLTGWMPLVRLAAPSCASVCLEWWWYEIMIVLCGLLVDPRVTVASMGVLIQTTSLIYVFPSSLGFAVSTRVGNELGANRPEKARVSAAVSILLAAVMGLLGMVFASGMRCKWARMFTNDEEIVRLTSAALPILGLCELGNCPQTVGCGVVRGTARPRTAANVNLGAFYLVGMPVAIGLGFWLGVGFCGLWLGLLSAQVCCAGLMLYVIGTTDWNNQAERAQMLTCTGRADNTTTTMPLDDNEKENEPLTCIAVTSS from the coding sequence ATGTGCAATCCCACCACCACGCCGTCGGCCATCGCCTCCGCTGCCGTCGGTGAACACAAGCCCGCTGCCCAGAAGTCGCTGCAGCCGCAAACCCATCTCTATCTCGATCTCCTATCACTCACGACTAACCTCACCGACCAGCAGGGAAAGCCAGCCTCTACCCAGTTCCCGAACTACCCCCAGATCGTCGACGAAACCAAGCAGCTTTTCAAGCTCGCTATACCCATAGCTTTGACGGCTCTGATTCTGTACTCTCGCTCCATTGTCTCGATGCTCTTTCTGGGCCACCTCGGCGACTTGGAGCTCGCCGCCGGCTCTCTGGCCATAGCATTCGCCAACATCACCGGCTACTCGGTTCTCTCCGGGCTAGCTCTGGGCATGGAACCGCTCTGCTCGCAGGCATTTGGCGCCCAGCGGCCCAAGCTTCTCTCTTTAACTCTCCATCGCTCTGTTATCTTTCTTCTCGTTTCCGCCATACCCATTTCGTTTCTCTGGATTAACATGGCCCGAATCCTTCTGGTTCTTCATCAGGACCCGAAAATCACCGGCTTGGCTCACACGTATCTTATTTTCTCGATCCCAGACCTGGTGACGAACTCTTTCGTCCATCCAATCCGCATTTACCTTCGCGCTCAAGGGATCACCCACCCGGTGACGCTAGCATCTCTCGCCGGCACCGTCTTGCACTTGCCCATCAACATTCTGTTTGCATCCCACCTCCGGCTCGGCGTGGCAGGGGTGGCCGCGGCGGCAGCAGCTTCGAACTTCGCCGTGCTGGTGGCGCTTGTTTCGTATGTGTGGGCATCGGGGTTGCACGTGCCAACGTGGACGGCGCCAAGCCGTGAGTGCTTGACCGGCTGGATGCCGCTGGTCCGGTTGGCAGCGCCAAGCTGCGCTTCGGTGTGCCTGGAGTGGTGGTGGTACGAGATCATGATCGTACTGTGTGGGCTCTTGGTGGATCCCAGAGTCACGGTGGCATCCATGGGCGTTTTGATTCAAACCACGTCGCTGATATACGTTTTCCCATCATCGCTAGGGTTCGCGGTTTCGACCCGGGTGGGTAACGAACTCGGGGCAAACCGACCCGAAAAGGCCAGGGTTTCGGCCGCCGTGTCTATACTTTTAGCGGCTGTGATGGGCTTATTGGGGATGGTTTTTGCATCCGGGATGAGATGTAAGTGGGCTCGGATGTTCACAAACGACGAAGAGATCGTGCGGTTGACATCTGCAGCCTTACCGATCCTAGGGTTGTGCGAGCTCGGAAACTGCCCGCAAACTGTCGGATGCGGCGTGGTCCGAGGCACAGCCCGCCCGAGAACGGCAGCAAATGTGAACTTGGGAGCATTTTATCTTGTGGGCATGCCGGTGGCAATTGGGCTTGGGTTCTGGCTCGGGGTCGGGTTCTGTGGGCTTTGGCTTGGGCTTTTGTCGGCCCAGGTCTGTTGTGCTGGGCTGATGTTGTATGTGATTGGGACAACAGACTGGAACAATCAAGCCGAGAGAGCGCAGATGCTAACCTGCACAGGACGAGCGGATAACACAACGACAACGATGCCCCTTGATGATAATGAGAAAGAAAACGAGCCGTTGACATGCATTGCGGTGACTTCATCATGA